One window of Paenibacillus albicereus genomic DNA carries:
- a CDS encoding methyltransferase domain-containing protein has translation MDGMLETILDSLGLEGRLAEVQRVQTAHRMRLAEFWAIREGARVLEIGCGQGDTTAVLACLVGPSGFVHGVDIAPPGYGAPMTVGEAAARLQQSRIGGPVRVEFGLDVLRDEVDFGDRAFDDIVFSHSSWYLQSPEQLERLLVRARRWGRRLCFAEWDPRISRIGQLPHLLAVLVQAQAECFKTGSEANVRTLLAPADITRIAKAAGWSVSGDAVLPAGGLQDGGWEVDLALGPLAEELPRLEGLPRKSRELLESQLGLLAACVSSGQRMEAMDSWVMTAV, from the coding sequence ATGGACGGCATGCTGGAAACGATCCTGGACAGCCTCGGGCTGGAGGGAAGGCTGGCCGAGGTGCAGCGGGTCCAGACCGCGCATCGCATGAGGCTGGCGGAGTTCTGGGCCATCCGGGAGGGCGCGCGCGTGCTGGAAATCGGATGCGGGCAAGGAGACACGACCGCGGTGCTCGCTTGCCTGGTCGGTCCGTCCGGCTTCGTGCACGGGGTTGATATCGCGCCGCCCGGCTACGGAGCGCCGATGACTGTAGGCGAGGCGGCGGCAAGGCTGCAGCAGTCTCGAATCGGCGGTCCGGTGCGGGTGGAGTTCGGCCTCGACGTGCTGCGGGACGAAGTGGACTTTGGGGACCGTGCCTTCGACGACATCGTCTTCTCCCATAGCTCCTGGTACCTGCAGTCGCCGGAGCAGCTGGAGCGGCTGCTCGTCCGCGCGCGGCGGTGGGGCCGCCGGCTCTGCTTCGCCGAATGGGACCCGCGCATCAGCCGGATCGGGCAGCTGCCGCATCTGCTGGCCGTGCTCGTGCAGGCGCAGGCCGAGTGCTTCAAGACGGGCAGCGAAGCGAACGTCCGCACGCTGCTCGCCCCAGCGGACATCACACGGATCGCGAAAGCCGCCGGATGGAGCGTATCCGGGGACGCGGTCCTCCCGGCTGGCGGCCTTCAGGACGGAGGCTGGGAGGTCGACCTGGCGCTGGGGCCGCTGGCCGAGGAGCTGCCCCGGCTGGAAGGCCTCCCCCGCAAGAGCCGCGAGCTGCTGGAGTCGCAGCTTGGCCTGCTCGCCGCATGCGTCTCTTCCGGCCAACGGATGGAGGCGATGGACAGCTGGGTGATGACGGCCGTCTGA
- a CDS encoding DUF420 domain-containing protein codes for MNESPNSIQPTSGRNFTAWIIGISLVANAIILALFFGPIGYKGSVGWDITVLPRINAILNSFTFIFLVAALVSILRKNIKLHKGFILAAFSSTLLFLVTYLTFHYLSPETAKFGGEGIVRPIYFTILITHSFLAAVIVPLALFALVWGWTMQVQKHKRIVRWAMPIWLYVSFTGVIVYLFMAPYYVSG; via the coding sequence TTGAACGAGTCTCCGAATTCCATCCAGCCGACATCCGGCCGCAATTTCACGGCCTGGATCATCGGCATTTCCTTGGTGGCGAACGCCATCATTCTGGCGCTGTTCTTCGGGCCGATCGGCTACAAGGGCAGCGTCGGCTGGGACATCACTGTCCTGCCGCGCATCAACGCCATCCTCAACAGCTTCACCTTCATCTTCCTCGTGGCCGCGCTGGTGTCGATCCTGCGCAAGAACATCAAGCTGCACAAGGGCTTCATCCTGGCGGCGTTCTCGTCGACGCTGCTGTTCCTGGTGACGTACCTGACGTTCCACTACCTGTCCCCCGAGACGGCAAAGTTCGGCGGCGAAGGCATCGTGCGGCCGATCTACTTCACGATCCTCATCACGCACAGCTTCCTGGCGGCGGTCATCGTGCCGCTGGCGCTGTTCGCGCTCGTCTGGGGCTGGACGATGCAGGTGCAGAAGCACAAGCGCATCGTGCGCTGGGCGATGCCGATCTGGCTGTACGTCAGCTTCACCGGCGTCATCGTGTATCTGTTCATGGCGCCTTATTATGTGAGCGGCTGA
- a CDS encoding DUF6376 family protein — protein MTHNHRLRLPARAVSFGRRRLLALLLAPALLAGCSLPGSVDEAIGGVNDSLTYVNEATTYINEASQFSNQLPDLAQQALTDPDALATLESELTAMKSDIAAFNGLTAPEFASAVDAKLEQANGVLNGQIDSLLQTVNSGQLTAQAIEQSQIGQTLTQITEILDQVKQLGG, from the coding sequence ATGACCCACAACCACCGGCTCCGCCTTCCCGCGCGAGCCGTATCCTTCGGACGCCGGCGGCTGCTGGCGCTGTTGCTCGCCCCTGCCCTCCTGGCCGGCTGCTCGCTGCCGGGCAGCGTCGACGAAGCGATCGGCGGCGTGAACGATTCCCTCACCTATGTGAATGAAGCGACGACCTATATCAATGAAGCGAGCCAGTTCTCGAACCAGCTGCCCGATCTGGCGCAGCAGGCGCTGACCGATCCGGACGCGCTGGCAACCCTGGAGTCGGAGCTGACGGCCATGAAGTCGGACATCGCCGCCTTCAACGGCTTGACCGCGCCGGAGTTCGCCTCGGCGGTCGACGCCAAGCTCGAGCAGGCCAATGGCGTGCTCAACGGCCAGATCGACAGCCTGCTGCAGACAGTGAACAGCGGCCAGCTGACCGCCCAGGCGATCGAGCAGTCGCAGATCGGCCAGACGCTGACGCAGATCACCGAGATTTTGGATCAAGTGAAGCAGCTCGGCGGCTGA
- a CDS encoding glycosyl hydrolase has translation MTKTTPWLAGALAAALAASPAAAAAPAGSLPGQAAATVSADAQGHWAREAIVRWTEAGLLTGYPDGRFQPSKTMTRAELAAVINRLFGYAADGSAAAFRDVPSSAWYAQALAAAREAGYYQGDGANKALPDAAVSRQDAAVLLARAFELQAADGAAAAGFSDNASIRAYAREAVAALRPALEGDPDGAFRPDAKLTRAEAAQLLDRLVAAYEAKPGAERSGEAEGHAVVNADGVKLKDMRIEGNLYLAPGIGDGDAALERVQVAGTTRIAGGGEHSIHVTDSTLGETVIERKQGKARLVLTGGTVQRLNVRGTAIVELAGSASVEVLELGARASLTIGDQVRIGKLAVPQGGSTVNGQAVLAGEYRWTDGALAPIGAASPAPSAVPSTTPAATPAATPTPASSTPAPTAAPTAAPTATPAQTVTPAPTATPTPTATPTPTSTPQTIDLVDRQATAETRSLFSYLNEIRGTGILFGQQHATTEGLSITERDGTQSDAKNAVGDDPAVFGWDTLSLEGHEKPGVKGDPLQSRDNLAAVMKKAYESGGVLTLSAHMPNFVTGGDFYDLRGNVVSTILPGGSNHDAYNEFLDLVADLALHLKDDGGKPIPVVFRPFHEQSGSWFWWGAAFTTKEEYKEIFRYTVEYLRDRKGVRNFLYAYSPGGGFGTDKERYLETYPGDGYVDLIGFDSYYNGEGQSWFDGVAVEAATVSRVADERGKIAALTEFGYQKMKTSGNATPDFYTRLTAALQSDPDAKRMAYMLTWANFGDTSTYVPYPRAEGEPNEMLPDFIRFYEEPYTLFAQGVRHAYDRSVQAAEEKPFVHVASPTNQATVRTSSYKVRVRVLHADGARVVMTADGMAQEQPLALNPATGFYEGDWPIDGRLNGTAASVTVRVYVADGSLLQEERKTVAVKIPEALLGEYTFDDGLEGASSGGGWKAEVGEAQRAEWDGGGALKVDVGGLDPAETWQEIKLQLNGAAAKLGLTDMSQVRRVKLDAYIPLELGTASGGEAKIQAFGMLPPDFEAKYGMGTTQVRLNELPTVTVGQQVYAHYAPEFDLTDLAKLQASQELYVSLAGSGLSGAGSIYIDRIGLYSMFVDASLDPASVDDFEGYMGQNEALATKFVHAGGDSASASLDSARKNGGGYGLKYSYTLGSSGYAGITKSMGGADWSGSNVLRFWYQPDGKGQKLVMQINASGKTYEYYPDTTGTEPQLVVAPFRDFQPANGATGTLTRLNLKSVNAFSIYTNAVPDGHQLSSAMYFDDIRALTDPDAGTVPSGEGGAGLPKGVLQNFEQSLGGWAAGGNDIGLGAAALAADGGGQALAVTIGSSPEAGKNGEIARVGALDLSSGSKLRLRARIEGGSASAQLFLKHGGGWSWAAADGKPLTSEYQWYEIDLDGPDSYGKPIDKSFLQAIGLQVYDATGGGTVYVDDVTLE, from the coding sequence ATGACCAAAACGACCCCTTGGCTGGCCGGGGCGCTCGCCGCCGCGCTCGCGGCTTCGCCCGCCGCTGCAGCCGCTCCAGCGGGCAGCCTGCCCGGCCAGGCTGCCGCAACCGTTTCCGCCGATGCGCAGGGACATTGGGCTCGGGAAGCGATCGTGCGCTGGACGGAGGCAGGTCTGCTGACCGGCTATCCCGACGGGCGCTTCCAGCCGTCGAAGACGATGACGCGGGCCGAGCTCGCGGCGGTCATCAACCGCTTGTTCGGCTATGCGGCCGACGGCTCCGCCGCAGCCTTCCGCGACGTGCCGTCGTCCGCCTGGTATGCCCAGGCGCTCGCCGCAGCGCGTGAGGCCGGGTATTACCAAGGCGACGGCGCGAACAAGGCGCTGCCGGACGCGGCCGTCAGCCGCCAGGACGCGGCCGTGCTGCTGGCGCGGGCATTCGAGCTGCAGGCGGCGGACGGAGCGGCGGCTGCGGGCTTCAGCGACAACGCCTCCATCCGCGCTTATGCGCGAGAAGCGGTCGCCGCGCTGCGTCCGGCGCTCGAAGGCGATCCGGACGGAGCATTCCGTCCGGACGCCAAGCTGACGAGAGCCGAGGCGGCGCAGCTGCTGGATCGCCTGGTGGCGGCGTATGAGGCCAAGCCGGGAGCGGAGCGCAGCGGCGAGGCGGAGGGACATGCCGTCGTGAACGCGGACGGCGTCAAGCTCAAGGACATGCGGATCGAGGGCAACCTGTACCTTGCCCCCGGCATCGGGGACGGCGACGCCGCCCTGGAGCGCGTGCAGGTGGCCGGCACGACCCGGATCGCGGGCGGAGGCGAGCATTCCATCCATGTCACCGACTCCACGCTCGGAGAGACGGTCATCGAGCGCAAGCAGGGCAAGGCGCGCCTCGTGCTGACCGGCGGCACGGTGCAGCGGCTGAACGTCCGGGGGACGGCCATCGTCGAGCTCGCCGGCAGCGCGTCGGTCGAGGTGCTGGAGCTGGGTGCGAGGGCCAGCCTGACGATCGGGGACCAAGTCCGTATCGGCAAGCTGGCCGTGCCGCAAGGAGGAAGCACGGTCAACGGGCAAGCCGTTTTGGCCGGCGAGTACCGCTGGACGGACGGAGCGCTGGCGCCGATCGGCGCGGCCTCTCCTGCGCCGTCGGCCGTTCCGAGCACGACGCCAGCGGCAACGCCGGCCGCGACGCCGACACCGGCGAGCTCGACTCCGGCTCCTACGGCCGCGCCTACTGCTGCGCCGACGGCGACTCCGGCGCAGACCGTCACGCCAGCGCCGACGGCCACGCCAACGCCGACGGCCACGCCAACGCCGACGTCAACGCCGCAGACGATCGACCTGGTCGACCGCCAGGCGACGGCGGAGACCCGCTCTCTTTTCTCCTATCTGAACGAAATTCGCGGCACGGGCATCCTGTTCGGCCAGCAGCACGCGACGACGGAGGGCCTCAGCATCACGGAGCGCGACGGCACGCAGTCGGACGCCAAAAACGCCGTCGGCGACGACCCGGCCGTGTTCGGCTGGGACACGCTGAGCCTGGAGGGCCATGAGAAGCCGGGCGTCAAAGGAGATCCGCTCCAAAGCCGCGACAACCTCGCCGCCGTCATGAAAAAAGCCTACGAAAGCGGCGGCGTGCTGACGCTCAGCGCGCACATGCCGAACTTCGTCACCGGCGGCGATTTCTATGACCTGCGCGGCAACGTCGTCTCGACGATTCTGCCGGGCGGCAGCAACCATGATGCGTACAACGAGTTCCTCGACCTCGTCGCGGACTTGGCCCTGCATCTCAAGGATGACGGCGGCAAGCCGATTCCGGTCGTCTTCCGTCCGTTCCACGAGCAGAGCGGCAGCTGGTTCTGGTGGGGCGCGGCATTCACGACCAAGGAGGAGTACAAGGAAATCTTCCGCTATACAGTCGAGTACCTGCGCGACCGCAAAGGCGTGCGCAACTTCCTGTACGCCTACTCGCCGGGAGGCGGCTTCGGCACGGACAAGGAGCGCTACCTGGAGACGTATCCGGGCGACGGCTACGTCGATCTGATCGGCTTCGACAGCTATTACAACGGCGAGGGCCAGTCCTGGTTCGACGGCGTGGCCGTCGAGGCGGCGACCGTCTCCCGCGTGGCGGACGAGAGGGGCAAGATCGCGGCGCTGACCGAATTCGGCTACCAGAAGATGAAGACATCCGGCAACGCGACGCCGGACTTCTACACCCGGCTGACCGCCGCCCTCCAGTCCGATCCGGACGCCAAGCGGATGGCCTACATGCTCACCTGGGCGAACTTCGGCGATACGTCCACCTACGTCCCGTATCCGCGCGCCGAGGGCGAGCCGAACGAGATGCTGCCGGACTTCATCCGCTTCTACGAGGAGCCGTACACGCTGTTCGCGCAAGGCGTCCGGCATGCCTACGACCGCAGCGTCCAGGCGGCGGAAGAAAAGCCGTTCGTGCATGTCGCCTCGCCGACGAACCAAGCGACGGTCCGCACGTCCAGCTACAAGGTGCGGGTGCGCGTGCTGCACGCGGACGGAGCCCGCGTCGTCATGACGGCGGACGGCATGGCGCAGGAGCAGCCGCTGGCGCTGAATCCGGCGACCGGCTTCTATGAGGGAGACTGGCCGATCGACGGCCGGCTGAACGGCACGGCGGCGAGCGTGACGGTGCGGGTCTACGTGGCGGACGGCAGCCTGCTGCAGGAGGAGCGCAAGACGGTGGCGGTGAAGATTCCGGAAGCGCTGCTGGGCGAGTACACGTTCGACGATGGACTGGAAGGAGCGTCGAGCGGCGGCGGCTGGAAGGCCGAGGTCGGAGAGGCGCAGCGGGCGGAGTGGGACGGAGGAGGCGCGCTCAAGGTCGACGTCGGCGGCCTCGACCCGGCCGAGACGTGGCAGGAGATCAAGCTGCAGCTGAACGGCGCCGCGGCCAAGCTTGGCCTGACGGACATGAGCCAGGTCCGCCGCGTCAAGCTGGATGCGTACATCCCGCTGGAGCTGGGCACGGCGAGCGGCGGCGAGGCGAAGATCCAGGCGTTCGGCATGCTGCCGCCCGACTTCGAGGCGAAATACGGCATGGGCACGACGCAGGTCCGTTTGAACGAGCTGCCGACGGTGACGGTCGGGCAGCAGGTGTACGCGCATTACGCGCCGGAGTTCGACCTGACCGATCTCGCCAAGCTCCAAGCATCGCAGGAGCTGTACGTCTCGCTGGCGGGCAGCGGCCTGTCTGGCGCGGGCAGCATCTATATCGACCGCATCGGCCTGTACAGCATGTTCGTCGACGCCTCGCTCGATCCGGCGTCGGTCGATGACTTCGAGGGCTACATGGGACAGAACGAGGCGCTGGCGACCAAATTCGTCCATGCCGGCGGCGACAGCGCCTCGGCGTCGTTGGATTCCGCGCGCAAGAACGGCGGCGGCTACGGCCTGAAATACAGCTACACGCTCGGCTCGAGCGGCTACGCGGGCATCACCAAGTCGATGGGCGGCGCCGACTGGTCGGGCTCCAACGTCCTCCGGTTCTGGTACCAGCCGGACGGCAAGGGGCAGAAGCTCGTCATGCAGATCAACGCCTCCGGCAAGACCTACGAGTACTACCCGGACACGACGGGCACCGAGCCGCAGCTCGTCGTGGCGCCTTTCCGCGACTTCCAGCCGGCCAACGGCGCGACCGGGACGCTGACGCGGCTGAATCTCAAGAGCGTGAACGCCTTCTCGATCTATACGAACGCGGTGCCGGACGGCCATCAGCTGTCGAGCGCGATGTACTTCGACGACATCCGGGCGCTGACCGATCCGGACGCCGGCACGGTGCCGAGCGGAGAAGGCGGAGCCGGCCTGCCGAAAGGCGTGCTGCAGAACTTCGAGCAGTCGCTCGGCGGCTGGGCAGCGGGCGGGAACGACATCGGCCTCGGGGCGGCTGCGCTTGCTGCCGATGGCGGCGGCCAGGCGCTGGCGGTGACGATCGGCTCCAGCCCGGAGGCCGGCAAGAACGGCGAGATCGCCCGCGTCGGCGCGCTCGATCTGAGCAGCGGCTCCAAGCTGCGGCTGCGCGCCCGCATCGAGGGCGGCAGCGCCTCGGCGCAGCTGTTCCTCAAGCATGGCGGCGGCTGGTCCTGGGCGGCGGCGGACGGCAAGCCGCTGACGAGCGAGTACCAGTGGTACGAGATCGATCTGGACGGCCCGGACAGCTACGGCAAGCCGATCGACAAGTCGTTCCTGCAGGCGATCGGCCTGCAGGTGTACGACGCGACCGGCGGCGGCACGGTGTACGTCGACGACGTGACGCTGGAGTAG
- a CDS encoding SDR family oxidoreductase, translated as MNRLEGKTALVTGASRGIGRAIALRLAREGALTVVHYGKRREEAERVVEQIGREGGRALAVGADLATVGGIRGMFEQLDRDLGADTGSVRFDILVNNAGMGLIQAMQETTEASFDQVMSLNARSPFFVAQHAVPRLNDGGRVINLSSFVTKAASPSVFAYSMSKGAVDTFTLALAKELAPRGITVNAIQPGVIDTEMNAVMLQDTGGRAYAAGLSAFGRWGEPEDVADIAAFLASSDSRWVTGQLLDASGGSAL; from the coding sequence ATGAACAGGCTGGAAGGAAAGACCGCGCTCGTCACAGGAGCAAGCCGGGGCATCGGCCGTGCGATCGCGCTGCGGCTGGCGAGGGAGGGGGCGCTGACCGTCGTCCATTACGGCAAAAGACGCGAGGAAGCCGAGCGTGTCGTGGAGCAGATCGGCCGCGAAGGCGGCCGTGCGCTGGCCGTCGGCGCCGATCTCGCCACGGTGGGCGGCATCCGGGGAATGTTCGAGCAGCTGGATCGGGACCTGGGGGCGGACACCGGATCCGTCCGGTTCGACATCCTCGTCAACAATGCCGGCATGGGGCTGATCCAAGCGATGCAGGAGACGACGGAGGCATCGTTCGACCAGGTGATGAGCCTGAACGCGAGGAGCCCCTTCTTCGTAGCGCAGCACGCGGTGCCCCGTCTGAACGACGGCGGACGGGTCATCAATCTGTCGTCGTTCGTGACGAAGGCCGCATCGCCGAGCGTGTTCGCCTACAGCATGAGCAAGGGAGCCGTCGATACGTTCACGCTGGCTCTGGCAAAGGAGCTGGCGCCGCGCGGCATTACGGTGAACGCCATCCAGCCAGGCGTCATCGATACCGAGATGAATGCCGTCATGCTTCAGGATACGGGAGGGCGGGCGTATGCCGCCGGCCTGTCCGCCTTCGGCCGCTGGGGCGAGCCGGAGGACGTGGCGGACATCGCCGCGTTCCTCGCTTCTTCCGACAGCCGCTGGGTAACGGGGCAGCTTCTCGACGCGAGCGGCGGCTCCGCTCTGTAG
- a CDS encoding DUF6953 family protein, with product MAEWMVETIRDRGMLRQEEAIAHVRAVYGEAYVFVNEAGNASLEKEVKKAFRKLHRGRIAWDRDGFFWAWT from the coding sequence ATCGCCGAGTGGATGGTGGAGACGATCCGCGACAGGGGCATGCTCCGCCAGGAGGAGGCGATCGCCCATGTGCGCGCCGTCTACGGCGAGGCGTACGTGTTCGTCAACGAGGCGGGCAACGCCTCGCTGGAGAAGGAGGTCAAGAAGGCGTTCCGCAAGCTCCATCGGGGGCGGATCGCCTGGGACCGGGACGGCTTTTTCTGGGCTTGGACTTAG
- a CDS encoding cold-shock protein, producing the protein MQRGTVKWFNAEKGYGFIEVEGGSDVFVHYSAITGEGFKTLDEGQAVEFNVVDGSRGPQAENVVKL; encoded by the coding sequence ATGCAAAGAGGTACAGTAAAATGGTTCAACGCCGAAAAAGGCTACGGCTTTATCGAAGTTGAAGGTGGAAGCGATGTATTCGTACACTACTCCGCCATCACGGGCGAAGGCTTCAAGACGCTGGACGAAGGCCAAGCGGTCGAGTTCAACGTTGTTGACGGAAGCCGCGGACCGCAAGCCGAAAACGTCGTGAAGCTGTAA
- a CDS encoding Fic family protein: MFHPRFQTTIRMLNSLLEIQRSSVIVEQLPMPVDILEQLQKEAKETTVLLSTRIEGNELDDDKKRAVFYKHSDIEKEQEVYNLMKALEFLDDAESRELPITEEWVKKLHAIIKISRGGRPRLSEYREQQVVVGRRNEAGFYMAPEPSDVPVLMEDYVAWLNSPETHKLPAPIRAGIAMWQFLTIHPYMDGNGRTARMIATYILRRGQFGLKKIFVLEKFYDRNLSDYYQALQMGLPHNYYFGRHDADVTQWLEYFMEGLAEVFTQAAEIVQEKNKELLHVEPEPIRRLDMDQRKVYRQLIFKQEEVSVSEIMTLLDMRDRTAREKVKQWIASGFLQPRDPNAQRVRTVILTETYEELAKEIRENPKQHSYMLTKGEA; the protein is encoded by the coding sequence ATGTTTCATCCTCGTTTTCAAACCACCATTCGGATGCTGAACAGCTTATTGGAAATTCAGCGTTCCAGCGTCATTGTCGAACAGCTTCCTATGCCAGTCGATATCTTGGAGCAGCTTCAAAAGGAAGCCAAGGAAACAACCGTTCTTTTGTCGACCCGCATCGAAGGCAACGAGCTGGATGATGACAAAAAAAGAGCCGTTTTCTACAAACATAGCGACATCGAGAAAGAACAGGAAGTCTACAACCTGATGAAAGCCCTTGAGTTCCTAGATGATGCGGAATCAAGAGAATTGCCCATTACGGAAGAGTGGGTCAAAAAACTGCATGCCATCATCAAAATCAGCCGTGGCGGCCGTCCAAGGCTCAGCGAATACCGGGAACAGCAAGTCGTCGTGGGAAGAAGAAACGAGGCCGGCTTTTATATGGCTCCAGAGCCCTCCGACGTCCCTGTGCTCATGGAAGACTACGTGGCCTGGCTCAACTCTCCGGAAACGCATAAGCTCCCTGCACCAATTCGGGCGGGCATTGCGATGTGGCAATTTCTGACGATCCACCCTTACATGGACGGCAATGGCCGAACGGCTCGAATGATTGCTACGTATATCTTGCGTAGGGGACAGTTTGGATTAAAGAAAATTTTCGTGCTCGAGAAATTCTATGATCGTAATTTAAGCGACTATTATCAGGCCTTGCAGATGGGGCTTCCGCATAATTACTACTTCGGCAGGCACGACGCGGACGTGACGCAATGGCTGGAGTACTTTATGGAAGGTTTGGCCGAGGTGTTCACGCAAGCAGCGGAGATTGTCCAGGAAAAAAACAAGGAACTGCTCCATGTAGAACCTGAGCCGATTCGTCGGCTGGACATGGATCAAAGAAAAGTATACCGTCAGCTGATTTTCAAGCAGGAGGAAGTCTCCGTATCCGAAATCATGACGCTTCTGGACATGAGAGACCGCACGGCTCGTGAAAAGGTCAAGCAGTGGATTGCATCCGGTTTTTTGCAGCCCCGAGACCCGAACGCGCAGAGAGTCCGCACCGTGATTCTCACAGAGACCTACGAGGAGCTGGCAAAGGAAATTCGGGAAAATCCGAAGCAGCATAGCTATATGCTGACTAAAGGAGAGGCCTGA
- a CDS encoding energy-coupling factor transporter transmembrane component T family protein: MNLAFPYRETWLHRVNPTHKLAVSALLFVLVLLTHDPNVMLLLAVAALLPLALFTGHPPLRLLLYASPFLLLFVSSASGMMMFGSGETVWFKYGLIRITEESFYRGLHLGFRSLQVAAVGLAFALTTRPVALFYSLMQQLRLPPRYAYSFLAAFNMLPLLAEEFVTLRQALQIRGGRRPRGLRGLYERLRLYAIPLLAQCIRRAHRTAAAMEAKRFASGAGSRTYYYRYSLSAADAGYALYVLASTLLAWQLGQQWPLLPVRSVI, translated from the coding sequence ATGAACCTGGCCTTTCCCTACCGCGAGACGTGGCTGCACCGCGTCAATCCGACGCATAAGCTGGCGGTATCGGCGCTGCTGTTCGTGCTCGTGCTGCTGACGCATGACCCGAACGTCATGCTGCTGCTCGCCGTCGCCGCGCTGCTGCCGCTGGCGCTGTTCACCGGGCATCCGCCGCTGCGGCTGCTGCTGTACGCCTCGCCGTTCCTGCTGCTGTTCGTCAGCTCCGCGTCCGGCATGATGATGTTCGGCAGCGGCGAGACCGTCTGGTTCAAGTACGGCTTGATCCGCATCACGGAGGAAAGCTTCTACCGCGGCCTGCATCTCGGCTTCCGCTCGCTGCAGGTGGCGGCCGTCGGCCTCGCGTTCGCGCTGACGACGCGGCCCGTCGCGCTGTTCTACTCGCTCATGCAGCAGCTGCGCCTGCCGCCGCGGTACGCCTACAGCTTCCTCGCGGCGTTCAACATGCTGCCGCTGCTCGCGGAGGAGTTCGTCACGCTGCGCCAAGCGCTGCAAATACGCGGCGGCCGCAGGCCAAGAGGCCTGCGCGGCCTGTACGAGCGCTTGCGCCTGTACGCGATTCCGCTGCTCGCGCAGTGCATCCGGCGCGCCCACCGCACGGCAGCGGCGATGGAAGCCAAGCGCTTCGCCAGCGGCGCCGGCTCCCGCACCTACTATTACCGCTACTCCCTGTCGGCCGCTGACGCCGGGTATGCCCTCTACGTGCTCGCCTCGACGCTGCTTGCCTGGCAGCTCGGCCAGCAGTGGCCGCTGCTGCCGGTCCGGAGCGTCATTTGA